One part of the Anopheles coustani chromosome 2, idAnoCousDA_361_x.2, whole genome shotgun sequence genome encodes these proteins:
- the LOC131267364 gene encoding protein FAM76B has translation MMSSTVMLFACSKCFSRHPFEELSPGQQLCKDCRGSFPVVKCTYCRSEFQQTTKGSTSAICRKCEANVKQYGKPSACELCSVIAAFIGSKCQRCTNSESKYGPAVTCDQCKQRCAFNRPDYKVDGKLLCWLCTLSYKRALTKARQVENERRRAKKRAAEGSFPPPLGSSGATGGGGGGDRRERMHDREKGSGGGHGNSGGMNLPGLGMSSLPPLGDLNMSLGPMGGPGGGGGGGPTGSGGMDRIDSGGPGSGGGGNGGRTDNGRHSSSSKKHRPDTGKMIPDMPADKMVMKSANSSGSGGGGGGGYVDPHSSDHVIAMTQLKESIATLNRKLKQKDSVILEKEKEISAWKGKHFHLEQELMKKYKDMEKNYEFKVDVLNKKLKAQLLEIAALSKAVKERDESKKKKAVGGYLATTKLSKLNKVSSDSKDGSDKEKSSSNSRGGRNRMIDDDDDEEETGSIKEEKETESEKGSDKGGSGRNTPRDSGKDSPRDVDSGKESPRDSDKDEEDDKKSPKMLSEQPLNEDSQNADTHTPMEEGQTKVSKSNGSSMKDEEESDREEEKEDRRSSDRGSDGGSEQGSERGSDRGSDRGSDRSDNESDKESDRDDQSDKGGSDKDSDREGSNSGSDSDRDSD, from the exons ATGATGAGCAGTACCGTGATGCTGTTCGCTTGCTCCAAATGCTTCTCACGCCATCCTTTCGAGGAATTGTCTCCGGGCCAGCAGCTTTGCAAG GATTGTCGTGGATCGTTTCCAGTGGTGAAGTGCACCTATTGCCGCTCGGAGTTCCAGCAAACGACCAAGGGTAGCACGTCAGCGATCTGTCGAAAGTGCGAAGCAAACGTCAAACAGTACGGAAAGCCGAGCGCCTGCGAGTTATGCAGCGTCATAGCGGCGTTCATCGGATCCAAATGCCAAAG GTGTACAAACTCCGAGTCAAAGTATGGACCAGCAGTCACGTGCGATCAGTGCAAACAGCGGTGTGCCTTTAACAGGCCCGATTATAAG GTCGATGGCAAATTGCTATGTTGGCTATGCACTTTGTCGTACAAGCGGGCTCTCACCAAGGCCCGTCAGGTAGAGAACGAGCGAAGGCGTGCGAAAAAGCGTGCTGCTGAAGGATCTTTTCCTCCTCCGCTCGGAAGCAGCGGCGCCACGGGTGGAGGTGGCGGAGGTGATCGCCGCGAGCGTATGCATGACCGCGAGAAGGGCAGCGGCGGTGGACATGGCAACAGTGGTGGAATGAATCTTCCTGGTCTAGGAATGTCCAGCTTACCGCCGCTTGGCGATTTGAACATGAGCCTTGGTCCGATGGGCGGACCaggtggcggcggtggaggcGGTCCTACAGGAAGTGGCGGTATGGATCGGATTGATAGCGGAGGTCCGGggtccggtggtggtggtaatggtGGACGGACCGATAATGGGCGTCATTCGTCGTCCAGCAAGAAACATCGCCCCGATACGGGTAAAATGATACCGGATATGCCTGCGGATAAGATGGTGATGAAAAGCGCAAATAGCAGTGGgagtggtggcggcggtggcggtggttaCGTCGACCCGCACAGTTCTGACCACGTGATCGCAATGACACAGCTAAAGGAATCGATTGCCACCTTGAACCGAAAGTTGAAACAGAAGGATAGCGTCATActggagaaggaaaaggagATCAGCGCGTGGAAGGGCAAGCACTTTCACCTAGAACAGGAGCTGATGAAGAAGTACAAGGATATGGAGAAGAATTACGAGTTCAAGGTGGACGTGCTCAACAAGAAGCTGAAGGCGCAGCTGCTGGAGATAGCGGCCCTATCGAAAGCCGTAAAGGAGCGTGATGaaagcaaaaagaagaaggcGGTCGGCGGTTATCTGGCCACAACGAAACTCAGCAAACTCAACAAGGTAAGCAGCGACTCTAAGGATGGTTCCGACAAGGAAAAATCTTCATCTAACAGCCGCGGTGGCCGCAATCGGATgatcgacgatgacgacgatgaggagGAGACAGGCAGCATTaaggaggagaaggaaaccGAGAGCGAGAAGGGTTCGGACAAGGGTGGTTCGGGTCGGAACACGCCGCGTGACAGTGGCAAGGACAGCCCGAGAGATGTCGACTCTGGTAAAGAAAGTCCGCGCGATTCGGACaaggacgaggaggacgacAAAAAGTCCCCGAAGATGCTGTCGGAGCAGCCGCTGAATGAGGATTCTCAGAAtgctgacacacacacaccaatgGAAGAGGGTCAAACTAAAGTCAGCAAGAGCAACGGCTCATCCATGAAGGACGAAGAGGAGTCCGAtcgggaggaagaaaaagaggATCGTCGCAGTTCGGACCGAGGGTCGGACGGTGGTTCCGAACAGGGTTCGGAGCGTGGTTCGGATCGTGGCTCGGACCGTGGTTCCGATCGTAGCGACAACGAGTCGGACAAGGAGAGTGATCGCGACGATCAGTCCGACAAAGGAGGAAGCGATAAGGACAGCGATCGCGAAGGATCAAACAGTGGATCTGATAGCGATCGCGACTCAGATTAG
- the LOC131265395 gene encoding large ribosomal subunit protein bL36m has protein sequence MWNLVARIRSVCSVALSKPAELLALTRPTACSSFHSLSQPRQPSPLANQCTTPAIATSNFLRPIAIPLLHHACGFKVKGRLKRRCKDCYFVMRQERLYVICKTHPRHKQMSMKKHDRNTWILTDATQSKIRAW, from the coding sequence ATGTGGAATCTTGTGGCTCGCATACGTTCGGTGTGCTCTGTAGCCCTTTCTAAACCTGCAGAGCTGCTGGCGCTTACTCGACCGACTGCATGTTCGTCGTTCCATTCCCTGTCCCAACCGAGACAGCCATCACCACTGGCCAACCAGTGTACAACGCCAGCCATAGCTACATCGAATTTTCTGCGACCGATTGCGATCCCGCTACTTCACCACGCCTGCGGCTTTAAAGTGAAAGGACGGCTGAAGAGACGGTGCAAAGATTGCTACTTCGTAATGCGCCAGGAGCGGCTTTATGTGATTTGTAAAACACATCCGCGCCATAAGCAGATGTCGATGAAGAAGCACGATCGCAATACCTGGATACTGACCGATGCGACGCAAAGTAAAATTAGAGCTTGGTAG
- the LOC131262809 gene encoding uncharacterized protein LOC131262809 → MENTSGWYLTRLFQSEFKTIIIPKNGCIEIGRDNPNSCIKIPTAEFKHVSRKHCILEYSHGEPTIIDRFSSGGTYVRDTRLSSKRPGSMVLREGDLVGIGTHNNDTDDFYKMSPQVLFYRVCRTPVAENLIVISDDEDSPVVMENNTHNAADAKAIPVSSTSQEEIEHQPVTPAAALPSAMSMIEDWEEAGGLVAIPEERLDKLADCSWEEEYDRMLIEARNTDHNANNQPADEDDVEPDYTNSIWGDIKPEVIEMSEQLEEEEERNEDLMHEALLDQTDEEHSYNRWKLKLGKGDVKIDAGKASTAAHKLAAPNRDVNRDVEKRSTAAPEIGIAIDVGRASTAAIKAAGPESPVCLDKGPSTSGSHAASSESSGGERSQKPAMPKRRASVIDFNIFENPVPVLNKEKDSPAKAMPKRRASISISEYDTIIKKKLKRRCSVSDRCPVKAAAKPIDAWKKEERSNRLKQVAVNEKQYSAPTVELTKTGSTKPRVKYTENNRGVFLTAPVVPKPVPRSRPTDGEDIVCTQSTMLEGMRSATIDDEIPDAYAMRPAKLTFKSVERLSNVGRPVPASAAGRVVTIPPRRGSITVIEPPPVPSKVAKKNQTGPQPKPTSLTTNNPARSTTMAPPPAKPPLKPSSTSTKTSVQPTTKGPLWKPSSSLSSSLKPVKNPATKGILKLPTGRPNKSSKTVKFIESPTTYIVPRYLMDCSGVDLPKNLPEILRYREMVVLSDILRWRVEWLESTDGPFGANSMLPQIVETFPELQSFQETLHLIMMRELWQDVRSRYSSIKTTLPLTELVDVYAQEIPHQMCQITCKALIKIKSKPEPWGSEIGILFYASQKRQCTCRLFAYVSNRHRGSPGSSCKKPGAPPTVGGDWQWYDVVMYAALTELEDLRAGGRFSFCPITPLSPYLRYVKALNMLEYSRLLPNVLSPAEHNGVLVEPGKAFADRPEVRDAIVARIKPGMLNKVQLDVVLSMLDECSRWDEPSISLIQGPPGTGKSRVIGHLALELIMLEPCRNRVKVLICAQSNTAVDVIAKRLIALKHTIGMKHRYKLLRIGTRDKVDSKCLPIFFDNLVKQSRRARLNEQLSQTSGKVVMSPERRYHEEIRQRKRIIDQASIVCTTLGSCTALATHFADDKYDVCIIDEATQCTELCSLLPLMYGMPKLVLVGDINQLPATVLDRESVKAGFRQSLFSRLQGACGEKRIRTLNVQYRMHPEICRWPNGYFYKRQLKTAQSTLARKPFPLKPYLVVSLSYDQELTQVQHEIYNRNEIDFVVGLLKNVVKNCPKETTIACITPYQRHKAELLEQVHQRKLRQVQVHSIDSVQGKEYDVVIVSLARSNGTGFLNSAERINVALTRARYCLVLCGNFSCLRQQPVWRSVLEDAEKRQLYMHLISVDMEAEILRVSQRLMQKIESSNSSKSHSSGV, encoded by the exons AT GGAGAACACTTCTGGGTGGTATCTAACAAGACTGTTCcaaagtgaatttaaaactATTATTATTCCTAAAAACGGATGCATAGAGATTGGACGAGATAACCCCAACTCATGCATTAAAATTCCTACGGCCGAATTTAAACATGTATCCAGAAAACACTGCATTCTTGAGTACAGTCACGGCGAACCGACAATCATCGACAGATTT TCTTCTGGAGGTACCTACGTTCGTGATACAAGATTGTCATCGAAGCGACCCGGAAGCATGGTTTTGAGGGAGGGAGATTTGGTCGGTATCGGGACGCATAACAACGATACGGACGATTTCTACAAAATGAGCCCCCAGGTTCTTTTCTACCGAGTCTGTAGGACTCCGGTAGCAGAGAACCTAATCGTCATCAGTGACGACGAGGATAGCCCAGTGGTCatggaaaacaacacacacaacgCTGCTGATGCAAAAGCGATTCCGGTCAGTTCTACGTCTCAGGAAGAGATTGAGCATCAACCTGTTACACCTGCGGCTGCTCTGCCTTCAGCAATGTCAATGATTGAGGACTGGGAAGAAGCCGGGGGTCTGGTAGCAATACCAGAAGAACGACTGGATAAGTTAGCCGATTGTTCTTGGGAAGAAGAATACGATCGCATGCTCATCGAGGCACGGAACACGGACCATAACGCTAACAACCAGCCAGCGGACGAGGACGATGTGGAGCCAGACTATACGAATTCAATTTGGGGAGATATAAAACCGGAAGTAATTGAAATGAGTGAACAGCtcgaggaagaagaggagCGCAACGAGGATTTAATGCACGAAGCGTTGTTGGATCAGACCGATGAAGAACACAGTTATAACCGGTGGAAGCTGAAGTTGGGTAAAGGAGACGTCAAGATAGACGCTGGCAAGGCATCAACTGCGGCTCACAAATTAGCTGCTCCGAATCGAGATGTAAACAGGGATGTAGAGAAGAGATCAACTGCTGCTCCCGAAATAGGCATAGCGATAGACGTGGGGAGGGCATCAACGGCTGCTATCAAAGCAGCTGGACCGGAAAGTCCAGTTTGCCTTGACAAGGGTCCCAGCACATCCGGTTCCCACGCAGCGTCATCAGAGAGTTCTGGTGGTGAGCGTTCTCAAAAGCCGGCGATGCCAAAGCGTAGAGCATCGGtaattgattttaatatttttgaaaatcctGTGCCTGttttaaacaaagaaaaagattCTCCGGCGAAGGCTATGCCAAAACGCCGAGCGTCAATTTCTATTTCGGAATATGACACCATCATAAAAAAGAAGCTAAAGCGCCGTTGCAGTG TTTCGGATAGATGTCCGGTAAAAGCTGCTGCAAAACCAATAGATGCttggaaaaaagaggaaagatCTAATCGGTTAAAGCAAGTCGCTGTGAATGAGAAACAATATTCGGCGCCTACTGTAGAGCTAACGAAAACTGGATCAACAAAACCACGCGTCAAGTACACTGAGAATAATCGTGGTGTCTTCTTGACCGCACCCGTTGTGCCGAAACCAGTGCCACGTTCTCGTCCCACGGATGGGGAAGATATCGTTTGCACTCAGTCAACCATGCTGGAAGGAATGCGAAGTGCGACCATTGATGATGAGATTCCAGATGCCTATGCCATGCGTCCAGCCAAACTTACTTTTAAGAGTGTGGAGCGACTAAGTAATGTAGGGCGCCCAGTGCCGGCAAGTGCTGCTGGGCGTGTTGTCACAATACCACCGAGACGCGGGTCCATCACCGTGATTGAGCCTCCACCTGTTCCATCGAAggtagcgaaaaaaaaccaaacggggCCACAGCCGAAACCAACGTCGTTGACAACAAACAACCCCGCACGATCAACCACGATGGCCCCGCCACCAGCGAAACCACCATTGAAACCATCATCGACGTCAACAAAGACCAGTGTACAACCAACCACGAAAGGACCGCTATGGAAACCATCATCTTCATTATCGTCATCACTTAAGCCAGTTAAAAACCCTGCAACAAAGGGCATTTTAAAACTTCCAACCGGGCGGCCGAATAAATCATCGAAGACTGTCAAATTTATAGAATCACCTACGACGTATATCGTGCCCCGGTACCTAATGGACTGTTCAGGCGTAGATTTACCGAAAAATCTCCCAGAAATATTGCGCTACAGAGAAATGGTCGTGCTGTCGGACATACTGCGCTGGCGTGTCGAGTGGTTAGAGTCCACCGATGGACCATTTGGTGCAAATAGCATGCTGCCGCAGATTGTGGAGACGTTTCCGGAGCTACAATCATTCCAAGAAACACTGCACCTAATTATGATGCGCGAGCTGTGGCAAGATGTTCGATCGCGATATTCCAGCATCAAGACGACGCTACCGTTGACGGAATTAGTTGATGTATACGCCCAGGAGATCCCTCACCAAATGTGCCAAATCACGTGTAAAG ctcttataaaaataaaatccaagcCTGAACCATGGGGCTCCGAAATAGGAATACTCTTCTATGCATCTCAAAAGAGGCAATGTACTTGTCGTCTGTTTGCGTACGTCAGCAATCGGCACCGTGGAAGTCCTGGATCGTCTTGTAAAAAGCCTGGCGCACCGCCAACGGTAGGCGGTGATTGGCAGTGGTATGATGTCGTCATGTACGCGGCGCTCACTGAGCTGGAAGATTTACGGGCAGGCGGCAGGTTTAGCTTTTGTCCGATTACCCCACTATCGCCGTACTTACGCTACGTGAAGGCACTGAACATGCTCGAGTATTCGCGTTTGTTGCCGAATGTTCTTTCACCCGCGGAACACAACGGTGTACTGGTGGAACCGGGCAAAGCATTCGCTGACCGGCCGGAGGTGCGTGATGCCATAGTCGCCCGTATCAAACCGGGCATGCTGAACAAGGTCCAGCTGGATGTGGTGCTTTCGATGCTGGACGAGTGTTCGCGCTGGGACGAGCCAAGCATCTCACTCATTCAGGGACCGCCTGGAACGGGGAAATCGCGTGTCATCGGTCACCTAGCACTCGAGTTGATTATGCTTGAGCCATGCCGAAACCGGGTGAAGGTTCTCATCTGTGCCCAGTCCAACACTGCAGTGGACGTGATCGCTAAACGTCTCATCGCTCTGAAGCACACCATTGGTATGAAACATCGG TACAAGTTGTTACGTATAGGAACCCGAGACAAGGTAGATTCAAAGTGCCTTCCAATTTTTTTCGATAACCTAGTTAAGCAAAGC CGCCGGGCCCGACTGAACGAGCAGCTCAGTCAGACTTCGGGAAAGGTAGTAATGTCTCCGGAGAGGAGGTATCATGAGGAAATAAGACAACGTAAGAGGATAATTGATCAAGCATCCATAGTATGCACCACGCTAGGTAGTTGTACCGCGCTGGCAACGCACTTCGCAGATGATAAGTACGACGTCTGCATAATCGATGAGGCCACGCAGTGCACCGAGTTATGTTCACTTTTGCCACTGATGTATGGCATGCCCAAGCTGGTGCTAGTGGGTGACATTAATCAGCTGCCCGCCACTGTGCTGGACCGCGAATCCGTCAAAGCCGGTTTCCGTCAGTCGCTGTTCTCTCGTCTGCAGGGTGCATGTGGCGAAAAGCGCATCCGGACGCTGAACGTGCAGTATCGGATGCATCCTGAGATTTGTCGGTGGCCAAACGGTTACTTCTACAAACGGCAGCTCAAAACCGCTCAATCGACGCTCGCACGGAAGCCGTTCCCACTGAAACCGTACCTCGTTGTAAGCCTCAGCTACGACCAAGAACTAACTCAGGTCCAGCACGAGATTTAtaatcgaaatgaaatagaCTTCGTCGTTGGCCTACTGAAGAACGTAGTGAAAAACTGTCCCAAGGAGACGACCATCGCCTGCATTACGCCGTACCAGCGGCACAAGGCGGAACTTTTAGAGCAGGTGCATCAGCGGAAACTGAGACAGGTTCAGGTGCACTCCATCGATTCGGTACAGGGTAAAGAGTATGATGTAGTTATCGTTTCTCTGGCCCGCTCGAACGGGACCGGCTTTCTCAACTCAGCAGAACGAATCAATGTCGCCCTAACCCGCGCACGATACTGTCTAGTTTTGTGTGGCAATTTCTCCTGCCTTAGG caaCAGCCAGTGTGGAGGTCTGTGCTAGAAGATGCAGAAAAGCGTCAGCTTTATATGCATCTCATAAGTGTCGACATGGAGGCGGAAATACTCAGAGTGTCGCAGCGTTTGATGCAAAAAATTGAATCATCAAATAGTTCGAAATCACACTCATCAGGTGTATAA